One part of the Bombus terrestris chromosome 13, iyBomTerr1.2, whole genome shotgun sequence genome encodes these proteins:
- the LOC100651772 gene encoding ras-related protein RabJ, whose product MKIEAKIVVLGSQGVGKTSMIMRYIGKTYNSQVNPTIGASFFNCKLNIQDTGIMLRVWDTAGQERFRSMAPMYYRNANAAMLVFDLTQYNTFAAMKRWVTELRRNVEETLVLVVIGNKSDLIEKRQVNAEEGRLYATKIGASYHETSVLQGEGIENVFLTVARGLLGLSSTDRNSTPIRVYESTNLDPNDIDILCTPIIEESAQRLSIAHGMQEKPYACC is encoded by the exons ATGAAGATAGAGGCGAAGATAGTCGTTTTGGGTTCACAAG gTGTCGGTAAGACAAGCATGATCATGCGTTATATTGGGAAAACGTACAACAGTCAGGTGAATCCTACAATTGGAGCATCGTTTTTTAATTGCAAGTTAAATATACAAGATACAGGAATAATGCTACGG GTTTGGGACACAGCAGGACAAGAAAGATTCAGATCAATGGCACCAATGTACTATCGAAATGCTAATGCAGCTATGTTGGTATTTGATTTAACTCAGTACAATACGTTTGCAGCAATGAAACGATGGGTGACAGAACTTCGAAGAAACGTGGAAGAAACTCTGGTATTAGTAGTAATCGGAAACAAATCGGATTTAATAGAAAAGCGGCAAGTCAATGCGGAGGAGGGTAGACTTTACGCTACGAAAATTGGTGCAAGCTATCATGAAACGTCGGTTCTTCAAGGCGAAGGCATTGAGAACGTATTCTTAACCGTTGCTAGAGGTCTCCTTGGATTATCTTCAACCGATCGTAACTCTACACCAATAAGAGTATACGAATCGACAAACTTAGATCCTAACGATATAGACATATTATGTACACCGATTATCGAGGAAAGTGCTCAACGCCTTAGTATCGCTCACGGAATGCAAGAGAAACCTTATGCCTGTTGCTAG